Proteins co-encoded in one Aspergillus luchuensis IFO 4308 DNA, chromosome 6, nearly complete sequence genomic window:
- a CDS encoding uncharacterized protein (COG:S;~EggNog:ENOG410PTFJ;~InterPro:IPR028020;~PFAM:PF13919) has translation MPPSTTTTNAKPKRNPRRAAKDPWEEEKVMTSTKSPLVDADLVGLLANPKAWNCLEESEKQEIIKLLPDSVHPDPNPPTDDDSDVKIPPPPQEFLRYSNNWREGIRQFQVELQNGFHDPEWLRQAELAMEERAAGAFDRFKEEEFEEFWGQKQKMDKTLLAGQSSQVKLKTLIDHNVVREGDVWKYSRCFSKGADRVLVEKEARIVSIKGARLNFVIPPGQRVFLPVVSSPSKQNQSHADGTKADVEAGDRQQDSDAVQTDSNVQLNTSETTEPASPRKRKCEAEHGDCKRQRSQPPEADDQQPDSDAVENDSNVQPNTSETTEPISPRKRKCEDEHGDCKRQRSQPPEADNQAASSSEVPGNPIEAAAETASPSTTAEAVSSAEVAEISPATNEKPDSAGEASDEPSVTVPEAPQESTEETEETPPADAPDANMDEILIENIQGLTSLASKIIEVDGRITDIPNGNAWKEFRAYRNNQDMGSLWEVRQAWFQRAGK, from the exons ATGCCaccatctactactactaccaatgCTAAACCGAAGCGGAATCCTAGAAGAGCCGCGAAGGATccatgggaggaggagaaggtgatgaCTAGTACGAAGTCACCGTTGGTTGATGCGGATTTAGTG GGCCTACTTGCCAACCCTAAAGCTTGGAACTGTCTTGAAGAGAGCGAAAAGCAAGAGATCATAAAACTTCTCCCGGATAGTGTACACCCGGACCCTAACCCGCCAACGGATGATGATTCCGATGTGAAgatcccccctcctccgcaggaATTCCTACGCTACTCGAATAACTGGCGCGAAGGTATTCGGCAATTTCAGGTGGAGCTCCAGAATGGGTTTCATGATCCGGAATGGTTGCGCCAGGCGGAACTGGctatggaggagagggcCGCGGGCGCGTTTGACAGGTTTAAGGAGGAAGAATTCGAAGAGTTCTGGggacagaaacagaagatgGATAAGACACTGTTGGCAGGACAAAGCTCTCAGGTGAAACTGAAGACGCTGATTGACCATAATGTTGTTCGCGAAGGCGATGTCTGGAAGTACTCGCGATGCTTTTCCAAAGGTGCTGACAGAGTTCTGGTAGAGAAGGAAGCTAGG ATTGTGAGCATTAAGGGTGCGCGGCTGAACTTCGTCATTCCTCCTGGACAGCGCGTATTTCTTCCAGTTGTCTCGAGCCCGAGCAAGCAGAATCAAAGTCATGCAGATGGCACAAAAGCCGATGTGGAAGCTGGTGATCGGCAGCAAGATAGTGATGCTGTTCAAACCGACTCTAACGTCCAATTAAACACTAGCGAAACGACAGAGCCTGCTTCCCCTAGGAAACGCAAATGTGAAGCTGAACACGGCGACTGCAAGCGACAGCGTTCGCAGCCCCCAGAAGCCGATGATCAGCAGCCAGATAGTGATGCTGTTGAAAACGACTCTAACGTCCAACCAAACACTAGCGAAACGACAGAGCCTATCTCCCCTAGGAAGCGCAAATGTGAAGATGAACACGGTGATTGTAAACGACAGCGTTCGCAACCCCCAGAAGCCGACAACCAAGCGGCATCATCTAGCGAGGTGCCTGGAAATCCGATCGAAGCGGCAGCAGAAACCGCCAGCCCTTCAACAACGGCAGAGGCCGTTTCGTCCGCAGAGGTTGCAGAAATCTCCCCAGCAACAAATGAGAAGCCGGACAGCGCGGGCGAAGCATCAGACGAACCGTCCGTAACAGTGCCCGAAGCCCCTCAGGAATCGACagaagagacggaggagaCACCTCCTGCGGACGCTCCCGACGCCAATATGGACGAGATATTGATCGAAAATATTCAGGGGCTTACTTCACTTGCCTCGAAGATTATAGAAGTCGATGGTCGTATTACGGACATTCCTAATGGGAATGCTTGGAAAGAGTTCCGTGCGTATCGGAATAATCAGGATATGGGTAGTTTATGGGAGGTGAGACAAGCTTGGTTTCAACGTGCTGGGAAGTAA